The genomic stretch CCAGATGTCGAGCCGGATGCGCGAGCAGAGCCAGCAGATGCAGGGCCAGCAGCAGCAGGTGGACCAGGCGGCCCTCCGCCGCGCCCTCGAAGACGTGCTCACGATCTCGCGCGAGCAGGAGACGCTCGCCACCCAGACCGGTGGGCTCCCGGCCGAGAGCCCCGCGCTCGTCCCCGCCGCCCGCCGCCAGAGCCAGCTCCGCGACGCCCTCCGCACCGTCGTCGACACCCTCCGCCGCGTCGGGCAGACGGTGCCGTCGCTCGGGCCGCAGGTGGACGAACGGGCCCAGGATGGACAGCGCGAGATGTCCCTCGCCGTCGAACAGCTCGCCGAACGCCGCTCCGCCCGGGCGACGGGCCACCAGCGGTCAGCCATGTCGCACCTCAACGAGCTGGCCCTCCTCCTCGCCGACCTCCTCGAACAGCTCCAGAACCAGCAGCAGCAGAGCGGCTCGGGGAGCGGCAGTGGGCAGGGCTCCAGCTCGGGCATGTCGCCGGGCCAGATGCAGCAGCTCGGCCGTGCCCAGCAGCAACTCAACCAGCGCATCCAGCAGATGCTGAACGAGTCCGCCGGGGAGCGCCTCTCACCGGGCGACGGGCAGCGGCTCCGCCAGATGGCCGAGCAGCAGGAGGCGATCCGCCGCCAGCTCCAGCGCGCCGTCGAGGGCGGCGGAGACGGGCTCAACCCGAACGACCGAAGCGCGCTCCAGCGCGTCGGCGAGGACATGCGCGAGTCCGCGGCCCAGATGCGGCGGGGCGGGCTCGATCCGCGGGCGGCGCAGCGACAGCAGCAAATCCTGGAGCGGCTGCTCGAAGCCGAGCGGTCGGTCAACCAGCGCGGCCGGGAGCCCCGCCGTGAGGCCCAGCAGGGCCAGGCGCGCCCCGCCCCGCCCGCCTCGGCGCCGCGGACGACCCGCCCGGCGGACCGCATCCGCGGGGACCTGATCCGTGCGCTGGAGAGCGGCTACGCGCCCGACTACCAGGACCTCATCAAGCGCTACTTCGAGCGCCTCCAGGCGCGGACGGGCGGCTGAGCCGTTCGAAGTGCGAGCCACGCGAAGACAGGCTCGGGCCCGCCAGCGACGTGCTCGGGCCGGCCGAGGACGCACCGACGCCGCATACTCGTCAGTTCCGGATGTCGAGGTCCCCGTACGTGACCACGTTCTGCGAGCCGTCCAGCAGGACCACGCGGTACAGCCCGGCGCCGCCGAGCGCGATCTGGCGGGCGCTGACCGAGAACGGATAGAACCCCGACTGCGCCGCGCCGGGCTCGAAGGCGTTCGGATCGTTGACGGGTACGAGGTCCACGACTCCGTTGCGGAGCTCCAGCACGTACAGCCGCAGCCCGCCCGGCACGCCCTGCGAGTAGACGAGGAAGTTCACCGCCTGCCCGAGGCGGACCGGGTTCGGGTAGGGCAGCTGGGAGACCTCGACCCGGTTCAAAAACGCCGGGCCGATCCGCCAGTCGGACGCATCGGTGCGAAGGACGGTCGCCATCGCGTCGGTCTCGGTGATGCCCGCGACGGGCGTCAGCAGCGCCGCGTCCTCGAAGAGCCGCTGCTCGGTGGCCGAGGTGGAGTCGCAGGCGGCGAGCAGCAGGAGCGTGGGGAGCAGCAGGAGCGGGCGTAGCATGAGGGGACCGTGGTGCTCTCCTCCAACGCCTCTCCCCTGCCCTCCGTGCCCGACGTGCTCTCCGCCGACGCCCTCGGCGTCTCGCTGGGCGGACGCCCGGTGCTGGCCGGGCTCTCGCTCGCCGTCCGCGAGGGCGAGCGGATCGCCCTCGTCGGCCCGAACGGGGCGGGCAAGACGACGCTGCTGCGCGCCGTCGCCGGGCTGATCCCCTACACCGGGCGGCTGGCCCTGCGCGGCCGGTCGGTCCGCGACTGGCCCGCTCGGGAGCGCGCCCGCGAGGTCGCCCTGGTGCGCCAGCAGGCCGAGTTGGCGGTCGACTTCTCCGCCGAGGAGATCGTCGCCCTGGGCCGCTCGCCCCACCTCGGCTGGACCGAACGCCTGGGGCCGGACGACCGCGCCCGCGTCGATGCCGCGCTGGCGGCCGTCGACATGGCCGACCTCGCCCGGCGCCCGGTCACGCAGCTGTCGGGCGGCGAGCAGCAACGGGTCGCGCTGGCGCAGGCCCTCGCACAGGACGCCCCGCTCCTGCTCCTCGACGAGCCGACGGCCCACCTCGACGTGCGCCACCAGCTCGACCTGCTCGCCCGCCTCGGGGCGCTCGCCGAGGCGGGCAAGACCGTCGTCGCAGCGCTCCACGATCTCGGCCGGGCCGCCCGCTTCGCCGACCGCCTGTGGGTGCTCTCCCGCGGCGCCCTCGTCGCCGACGGTCCGCCCGAGACCGTGCTCACGCCCGCGCTCCTGCACGACGTATTCGGAGTCGACGCCGAGGTCCAGGGGCACGGCTCCGAGTTCGTCGTCCGCTACCTCGGGGTCGCCCCGAGGGAGGCAGCGGCCGCGAACCCTGCCGTCCGCCCGGCGTCACCACCGCCCACGCCCCACGCACACGAATGAAGGTCTATACCCGCACCGGCGACGACGGCACCACGGCCCTGTTCGGAGGCGGACGCGTCGCCAAGAGCCACCCTCGCATCGCGGCCTACGGCACGGTCGACGAGGCCAACGCGGCCATCGGCATGGCCCGCTCGGCCCTCACGCAGGCCTGCTGCGGCGAGCCCTCCGCCGCCGACCTCCGGGCCGACATCGTGCTGTCGCGCCTCCAGAATGAGCTGTTCGTGCTCGGCGGCGACCTCGCCTCGCCCGGCGAGGTGTCGTACCCGGTGCCGCGCATCGAGGCGCACCACGTCACCGCGCTGGAACGCGAGATCGACGCCTTCACGGCCGACCTCCCGCCGCTGAAGCACTTCGTGCTGCCGGGCGGGACGACGGCAGCGTCGGCCCTCCACCTCGCGCGCACCATCTCGCGCCGCGCCGAGCGGCTGGTGGTCGAGACGGCGGCCCTGGAAGAGGTCTCGCTGGAGGCGATCCACTACCTCAACCGGCTCTCCGACCTCCTGTTTACCATGTCGCGCTGGATGAACCACCAGGCGGGCGTTCTGGAACCCGTCTGGGCGCCCGTGGCGGACCGGACGCCGGACGATTCCTGAGCGCCGGACCGCATGGGCACCTCGGGGGCTCCGGCTGCGTTCCCCACCCTGACCGCCTCGACACCATGCCTGACACGCCCGCCTACTCTGCCGCCGACGAACTCGCCAGCGCCATCACGCACGGCCTCGGCGTGGTGCTGAGCGTGGCCGCGGGCGCGGTCCTGATCACCCTGGCCGTCCTCACCGGCGACCCGTGGACCATCACCGGTGCCTCTGTTTTCGTCGGCACGCTGGTGCTCGTCTACACCTCCTCGACGCTCTACCACGCCATCCCCTACGAGTCGGCCAAGGCGAAGCTGAAGACCCTCGACCACTGCGCCATCTTCGGGCTGATCGCGGGAACGTACACGCCCTTCCTGATCGGCGGCCTCCGCGGGCCCTGGGGCTGGTGGCTGTTCGGGATCATCTGGGCCCTCGCAGCGGCGGGCATCGTGTTCAAGCTGTTCTTCACCGGTCGCTTCAAGCTGGTCTCGACGCTCATCTACGTCGCGATGGGGTGGCTGGTGGTCGTGGCGACGGGGCCGCTCCGGGCCGAGTTGCCTGGGTCGACGCTCGCGTGGCTGGTCGCGGGCGGGCTGGCCTACACCGCCGGGACCCTCTTCTACCTGGCGCGCTTCCGGTTCGCGCACGCCGTCTGGCACGGCTTCGTGCTGGCGGGCAGCGTGTGTCACTTCGCGGCGGTGCTGGTGGAAGTGCTCCGCGTCGGCATCTGAGGACTCGCGACCGGTCCGCTTTCACGCGTCCCCCACAACGCCTGGGGGGGCGGCGGGTAAGCCCCGTTCGATTCCCACGAGGCCCATGCACTGGTACGAAAAGCTCAAGCGCTACTTCCCGATCGAAGAGATGAAGTCGCGCGAACACATGGAGGCGCTCCTGGACGACCGTGGCGACGTCTACCACGTCGAACACGGCGATCACCACGTGCTGCTCTATGTCGAGGGCGAGCGCCTCGTGTTCGTCGACTACCTGCTCGTGGCGAAGGAGGCCCGCGGCCAGGGGCTGGGCAAGAAGCTCCTCGACATGCTCAAGGAGAAAGGCAAGCCGATCCTCCTGGAGGTCGAGCCGACCGACTACGACGACACCGACACGGTCAAGCGCCAGCGGTTCTACGAGCGAGAGGGGTTCCGCCATGTCGAGCGCCTCCGCTACCGCCGCCGCTCGCTCGCGACACAGGAGGTCAACGAACTCGAGATCCTGCTGTGGTCGCCCGATGACACGACCGACGAGGAGGCGTTCGACCTCGT from Rubrivirga sp. SAORIC476 encodes the following:
- a CDS encoding hemolysin III family protein; the protein is MPDTPAYSAADELASAITHGLGVVLSVAAGAVLITLAVLTGDPWTITGASVFVGTLVLVYTSSTLYHAIPYESAKAKLKTLDHCAIFGLIAGTYTPFLIGGLRGPWGWWLFGIIWALAAAGIVFKLFFTGRFKLVSTLIYVAMGWLVVVATGPLRAELPGSTLAWLVAGGLAYTAGTLFYLARFRFAHAVWHGFVLAGSVCHFAAVLVEVLRVGI
- a CDS encoding GNAT family N-acetyltransferase, which translates into the protein MHWYEKLKRYFPIEEMKSREHMEALLDDRGDVYHVEHGDHHVLLYVEGERLVFVDYLLVAKEARGQGLGKKLLDMLKEKGKPILLEVEPTDYDDTDTVKRQRFYEREGFRHVERLRYRRRSLATQEVNELEILLWSPDDTTDEEAFDLVRAVYEEIHTWRDRDFYGESYQPSEEVLTLDPIGAPDEDGTAGSA
- a CDS encoding cob(I)yrinic acid a,c-diamide adenosyltransferase, with amino-acid sequence MKVYTRTGDDGTTALFGGGRVAKSHPRIAAYGTVDEANAAIGMARSALTQACCGEPSAADLRADIVLSRLQNELFVLGGDLASPGEVSYPVPRIEAHHVTALEREIDAFTADLPPLKHFVLPGGTTAASALHLARTISRRAERLVVETAALEEVSLEAIHYLNRLSDLLFTMSRWMNHQAGVLEPVWAPVADRTPDDS
- a CDS encoding ABC transporter ATP-binding protein; translation: MPDVLSADALGVSLGGRPVLAGLSLAVREGERIALVGPNGAGKTTLLRAVAGLIPYTGRLALRGRSVRDWPARERAREVALVRQQAELAVDFSAEEIVALGRSPHLGWTERLGPDDRARVDAALAAVDMADLARRPVTQLSGGEQQRVALAQALAQDAPLLLLDEPTAHLDVRHQLDLLARLGALAEAGKTVVAALHDLGRAARFADRLWVLSRGALVADGPPETVLTPALLHDVFGVDAEVQGHGSEFVVRYLGVAPREAAAANPAVRPASPPPTPHAHE